A single genomic interval of Nonomuraea rubra harbors:
- a CDS encoding ABC transporter ATP-binding protein gives MNPTLSELEAKARRPAAAFGGDAHIVCDNLVRIYKTEGVEVVALQGLDLVIDKGELVAIVGASGSGKSTLLNVLSGLDVPTAGVARVAGMDLLSMSAKDRLRYRRSVVGFIWQQTARNLLPYLTGRENVELPMKLAGSARKGRALELLELLGVGSCANRRTPEMSGGEQQRVAIAVALANSPQLILADEPTGELDSETSEQVFDALRKANRELGVTVVIVTHDPLVSEQVDRTVGIRDGRTSSETLRREGAEGQIIAEEYAVLDRVGRLQLPRDFMNALDMERRVRLELESDHIGVWPAREEPSND, from the coding sequence ATGAACCCGACCCTGTCAGAGCTGGAAGCCAAGGCCAGGCGGCCGGCCGCCGCGTTCGGCGGCGACGCGCACATCGTCTGCGACAACCTCGTCCGCATCTACAAGACCGAGGGGGTCGAGGTCGTCGCGCTGCAGGGCCTGGACCTGGTGATCGACAAGGGCGAGCTGGTGGCCATCGTCGGGGCGTCGGGCTCCGGCAAGTCGACGCTGCTCAACGTGCTGTCCGGGCTGGACGTGCCGACCGCCGGCGTGGCCAGGGTGGCCGGGATGGACCTGCTGTCGATGAGCGCCAAGGACCGGCTGCGGTACCGGCGGTCCGTGGTGGGGTTCATCTGGCAGCAGACGGCGCGGAACCTGCTGCCGTACCTGACCGGCCGGGAGAACGTCGAGCTGCCCATGAAGCTGGCCGGCTCCGCGCGCAAGGGACGCGCCCTGGAGCTGCTGGAACTGCTCGGCGTCGGCTCCTGCGCCAACCGCAGGACGCCCGAGATGTCCGGCGGCGAGCAGCAACGCGTGGCCATCGCCGTCGCCCTGGCCAATTCCCCGCAGCTCATCCTGGCCGACGAGCCGACGGGCGAGCTGGACAGCGAGACGTCGGAGCAGGTGTTCGACGCGCTGCGCAAGGCCAACAGGGAGCTGGGCGTGACCGTGGTCATCGTGACGCACGACCCGCTGGTGTCGGAGCAGGTGGACCGGACGGTGGGCATCCGCGACGGGCGCACCAGCAGCGAGACGCTGCGGCGCGAGGGCGCGGAAGGGCAGATCATCGCCGAGGAGTACGCCGTGCTCGACCGCGTGGGGCGCCTGCAACTGCCACGCGACTTCATGAACGCCCTCGACATGGAACGCCGGGTGCGCCTGGAGCTCGAATCCGACCACATCGGCGTGTGGCCCGCCCGAGAGGAACCCTCGAATGACTGA
- a CDS encoding ABC transporter ATP-binding protein has product MTDSPLVVVEGLRKVYRTGPKEVVALRDVSFSVLPGELVAIRGRSGSGKTTLLNQIGGLDKPDAGRVVVDGREITSLSEDGLLAVRRDVIGFVFQSFGLIPVLSAAENVGVPMRLLRTPVEERESRIRMLLALVGLEQHVNQRPYELSGGQRQRVAIARALANRPRLLVADEPTGQLDSQTGRQIMELLRALVRSEGVTALVATHDPSLMTLADRVLEISDGVVREAALA; this is encoded by the coding sequence ATGACTGACTCGCCCCTGGTCGTGGTGGAAGGGCTGCGCAAGGTCTACCGGACCGGGCCCAAGGAGGTCGTGGCGCTGCGGGACGTGTCGTTCTCCGTGCTGCCCGGAGAGCTGGTCGCCATCCGCGGCCGGTCCGGGTCGGGGAAGACGACGCTGCTCAACCAGATCGGCGGTCTCGACAAGCCGGACGCCGGGCGGGTGGTGGTGGACGGGCGGGAGATCACGTCCCTGTCGGAGGACGGGCTGCTGGCCGTACGCAGGGACGTGATCGGGTTCGTGTTCCAGTCGTTCGGGCTGATCCCCGTGTTGTCGGCGGCGGAGAACGTGGGGGTACCGATGCGGCTGCTGCGGACGCCCGTGGAGGAGCGGGAGTCCCGGATCCGGATGTTGCTCGCGCTCGTGGGGCTGGAGCAGCATGTCAACCAGCGGCCGTACGAGTTGTCCGGGGGGCAGCGGCAGCGGGTGGCCATCGCCAGGGCCCTGGCCAACCGGCCTCGGTTGCTGGTGGCCGACGAGCCCACGGGGCAGCTCGACTCGCAGACGGGGCGGCAGATCATGGAGTTGTTGCGGGCGCTCGTACGGAGTGAGGGGGTTACGGCGCTGGTGGCGACGCATGATCCCAGCCTGATGACGCTGGCGGATCGGGTGCTGGAGATCAGCGACGGAGTGGTGCGGGAGGCCGCGCTCGCCTAG
- the lepA gene encoding translation elongation factor 4: MEDCLSSTLSKRTSVRTQPGQTDPALIRNFCIIAHIDHGKSTLADRMLQITGVVDDRSMRAQYLDRMDIERERGITIKSQAVRLPWDGHVLNMIDTPGHVDFTYEVSRSLQACEGAILLVDAAQGIEAQTLANLYLAMNADLHIIPVLNKIDLPAAQPEKFAEELAGLIGCDPSDVLKVSGKTGEGVRELLDHVVQTIPAPVGVADAAARALIFDSVYDTYRGVVTYVRVVDGHLGKRERILMMSTNATHETLEIGVISPEPKTSELGLGVGEVGYLITGVKDVRQSRVGDTVTSAAKGAQEMLAGYEHPKPMVFSGLYPIDGDEYPELREALDKLQLNDAALIYEPETSAALGFGFRVGFLGLLHMEIVRERLEREFGLSLISTAPNVVYRVIMEDGKELTVTNPSEFPTGGKIAQVFEPVTKSTILAPAEFIGAIMEICQGRRGQLLGMDYLSEDRVEIRYTLPLGEIIFDFFDQLKSRTRGYASLDYEPAGEQEADLVKVDILLQGEAVDAFSAIVHKDKAYGYGVDMAKKLRELIPRQQFEVPIQAAIGARVIARENIRAIRKDVLAKCYGGDISRKRKLLEKQKEGKKRMKMVGRVEVPQEAFVAALSTDSSADKAKK, translated from the coding sequence ATGGAAGACTGCTTGTCCTCAACCCTGTCGAAACGGACTTCGGTGCGCACTCAGCCTGGCCAGACCGACCCCGCGTTGATCCGCAACTTCTGCATCATCGCGCACATCGACCATGGCAAGTCGACCCTTGCCGACCGGATGCTGCAGATCACCGGCGTGGTCGACGACCGCTCCATGCGCGCCCAGTACCTCGACAGGATGGACATCGAGCGGGAGCGCGGCATCACCATCAAGTCCCAGGCGGTGCGCCTGCCGTGGGACGGCCACGTGCTCAACATGATCGACACCCCCGGGCACGTCGACTTCACCTACGAGGTGTCCCGGTCGCTGCAGGCGTGCGAGGGCGCGATCCTGCTGGTCGACGCCGCGCAGGGCATCGAGGCGCAGACGCTGGCCAACCTCTACCTGGCCATGAACGCCGACCTGCACATCATCCCGGTCCTCAACAAGATCGACCTGCCGGCGGCGCAGCCGGAGAAGTTCGCCGAGGAGCTGGCGGGGCTGATCGGCTGCGACCCGTCCGACGTGCTCAAGGTGTCGGGCAAGACCGGCGAGGGCGTGCGCGAGCTGCTCGACCACGTCGTGCAGACGATCCCGGCCCCCGTGGGCGTCGCCGACGCCGCCGCCCGCGCGCTGATCTTCGACTCCGTCTACGACACCTACCGCGGTGTGGTCACCTACGTCCGCGTCGTGGACGGCCACCTCGGCAAGCGTGAGCGCATCCTCATGATGTCCACCAACGCCACCCACGAGACGCTGGAGATCGGCGTCATCTCGCCCGAGCCGAAGACGTCCGAGCTGGGCCTCGGCGTCGGCGAGGTGGGCTACCTCATCACCGGCGTGAAGGACGTGCGCCAGTCGCGGGTGGGTGACACGGTCACCTCGGCGGCCAAGGGCGCCCAGGAGATGCTGGCCGGCTACGAGCACCCGAAGCCCATGGTGTTCTCGGGGCTCTACCCGATCGACGGCGACGAGTATCCGGAGCTGCGCGAGGCGCTCGACAAGCTGCAGCTCAACGACGCCGCGCTGATCTACGAGCCGGAGACCTCGGCGGCGCTCGGGTTCGGGTTCCGCGTCGGATTCCTCGGCCTGCTGCACATGGAGATCGTGCGGGAGCGGCTGGAACGCGAGTTCGGGCTGTCGCTGATCTCCACGGCGCCCAACGTGGTCTACCGCGTGATCATGGAGGACGGCAAGGAGCTGACCGTCACCAACCCGTCGGAGTTCCCCACCGGGGGCAAGATCGCGCAGGTCTTCGAGCCGGTGACGAAGTCCACGATCCTGGCGCCGGCGGAGTTCATCGGCGCGATCATGGAGATCTGCCAGGGGCGGCGCGGCCAGCTCCTCGGCATGGACTACCTGTCGGAGGACCGGGTCGAGATCCGCTACACGCTGCCGCTCGGCGAGATCATCTTCGACTTCTTCGACCAGCTCAAGTCCCGCACCCGCGGCTACGCCTCGCTCGACTACGAGCCGGCGGGCGAGCAGGAGGCCGACCTGGTCAAGGTCGACATCCTGCTGCAGGGCGAGGCGGTCGACGCCTTCAGCGCCATCGTGCACAAGGACAAGGCCTACGGCTACGGCGTCGACATGGCCAAGAAGCTGCGCGAGCTGATCCCCAGGCAGCAGTTCGAGGTGCCGATCCAGGCCGCCATCGGCGCCAGGGTCATCGCCCGCGAGAACATCCGCGCCATCCGCAAGGACGTGCTGGCCAAGTGCTACGGCGGTGACATCTCCCGTAAGCGGAAGCTGCTGGAGAAGCAGAAGGAAGGCAAGAAGCGGATGAAGATGGTCGGCCGGGTCGAGGTGCCGCAGGAGGCCTTCGTCGCCGCGCTGTCCACGGACTCCAGCGCCGACAAGGCCAAGAAGTAG
- a CDS encoding GNAT family N-acetyltransferase: MEVVQTARLVLSRVMPDDLDAVHEIHSDPRTSVYHPDGPVTDLEASRAMLDLWLADWDERGLGYWAARLPGDPRVLGFGGLRHAVVDGAEVLNLYYRFRPSAWGHGYAVELARAALRVGRRLGTVVAVIRDVNLPSHRVAERAGMHKDRTIPYGGVPSDVYVA, encoded by the coding sequence ATGGAAGTGGTGCAGACGGCGCGGCTGGTCCTATCTCGGGTGATGCCGGACGATCTGGACGCCGTTCACGAGATCCATTCCGATCCGCGCACCAGCGTGTACCACCCGGACGGCCCCGTCACCGACCTGGAGGCCAGCCGGGCCATGCTCGACCTGTGGCTGGCCGACTGGGACGAACGCGGGCTCGGCTACTGGGCCGCGCGCCTGCCGGGCGACCCGCGCGTCCTCGGCTTCGGCGGCCTGCGCCACGCGGTCGTGGACGGAGCCGAGGTGCTGAACCTGTACTACCGCTTCCGGCCGTCGGCGTGGGGCCACGGGTACGCGGTTGAGCTCGCCAGGGCGGCGCTGCGGGTGGGCAGGAGGCTGGGCACCGTGGTCGCCGTGATCAGGGACGTCAACCTGCCGTCGCATCGGGTGGCGGAGCGCGCCGGGATGCACAAGGACCGGACGATTCCGTACGGCGGGGTGCCCAGCGACGTCTACGTCGCCTGA
- the rpsT gene encoding 30S ribosomal protein S20 has protein sequence MANIKSQIKRNKQNEKARLRNKAVKSSLKTAVRKFREAAEQGDVEQATALQRAAARQLDKAVSKGVIHKNQAANRKSAIAKQAAALAGAK, from the coding sequence GTGGCGAACATCAAGTCCCAGATCAAGCGCAACAAGCAGAACGAGAAGGCTCGTCTGCGCAACAAGGCAGTCAAGTCCTCGCTGAAGACGGCTGTCCGCAAGTTCCGTGAGGCCGCCGAGCAGGGTGACGTCGAGCAGGCCACCGCGCTGCAGCGCGCCGCCGCCCGTCAGCTCGACAAGGCCGTCAGCAAGGGCGTCATCCACAAGAACCAGGCCGCCAACCGCAAGTCCGCGATCGCCAAGCAGGCTGCGGCCCTCGCGGGCGCCAAGTAA
- a CDS encoding FtsX-like permease family protein, which yields MRTWLLARVHLGTVAVLFVLTLSACLLVAGLPRAMQASYDEALQRALTTAPAAQADLTVAVESHGRAEDLRERAQFDSRERLWREIMPATLRPLTTGAGHMSAKTSLTPITGTGGGAYVNLGWLSDADQRVDWVQGRPPGAPATSRYEGETIPVFEVGVVEEALPEMGLKLGQTIMLGENDYAAAKIVGVFRAKDPGDRYWSHESDILHVIEQQPPGGQDHVKHITTLMSDAGLTALSGEGRNLSYRWVLPLDARAASALDVPGLRAAVAEFDRVVGLQTTGSPYRVETALAKLLGDFLAALSTAQTVMYLVLGGLLAVALGVIVLAVQLLADKLDHTLTLARARGGSLPQVAGTAAALTGLAVAPAALLGYALSFLVRGPALPIVHAGPAIVVVVAVGFAAVRLALVHRTPLHGSRDDVATARPSAKRITLEVLVVVLALAGAYLLRARGLSASGGQDPFLLVVPIALTAAAALITLRCYPYPLRLFVRLASRGRAAVAFLGLTRAARARSGSLLPVLILLPALGVSVFAAVVSDGIATTQRTASWQQVGAPIRVTAESEIPAAVIERVRRLAGVERVVLAQTGRVQVGYGAERAEAIAVDVAQWRQILGDAPVGLPPLSDGALVSPELRGRGTFEIGWQSRVKLATRGVIESVPGFYTQGKFLVVPIGVQVRPAVNTLLIQGDAALSELSRLVPSAVVTSQESALRAIQDDPLTSTVRWTLVVVTVALAAYALIAVVLSLVIGAAERARAVSFLRTLGLSERQAQRLTVLEILPMILVTALVGLGLGLGLPAALGPGVDLSSYAGDLPVGDYSLDLFLPSALTAGLAAVAVLGAYAHTAISRRRSLGAVLRVGDLP from the coding sequence GTGAGGACCTGGCTGCTCGCCCGGGTGCACCTGGGCACGGTGGCCGTGCTCTTCGTGCTCACGTTGAGCGCGTGCCTGCTGGTCGCGGGCCTGCCCAGGGCGATGCAGGCCTCGTACGACGAGGCCCTGCAGCGCGCGCTGACAACCGCCCCCGCCGCGCAGGCCGACCTCACCGTGGCCGTGGAATCCCACGGGCGGGCCGAGGACCTGCGCGAACGCGCCCAGTTCGACTCCCGCGAACGCCTCTGGCGCGAGATCATGCCCGCCACGCTGCGCCCGCTGACCACCGGTGCCGGCCACATGAGCGCCAAGACGTCGCTCACGCCCATCACGGGCACCGGCGGCGGGGCGTACGTCAACCTGGGCTGGCTCTCCGACGCGGACCAGCGCGTGGACTGGGTCCAGGGGCGGCCGCCCGGCGCGCCCGCCACGAGCCGCTACGAAGGCGAGACGATCCCCGTCTTCGAGGTCGGGGTCGTCGAGGAGGCCCTGCCCGAGATGGGCCTGAAGCTGGGCCAGACGATCATGCTCGGCGAGAACGACTACGCCGCCGCGAAGATCGTCGGCGTCTTCCGCGCGAAGGACCCCGGCGACCGCTACTGGTCGCACGAGTCCGACATCCTCCACGTCATCGAGCAGCAACCACCCGGCGGCCAGGACCACGTCAAGCACATCACCACGCTGATGTCCGACGCCGGGCTGACCGCGCTCAGCGGCGAGGGGCGCAACCTGTCCTACCGCTGGGTCCTGCCCCTCGACGCGCGGGCCGCCAGCGCCCTGGACGTGCCCGGCCTGCGGGCGGCGGTCGCCGAGTTCGACCGGGTCGTGGGGCTGCAGACCACCGGCAGCCCGTACCGCGTCGAGACCGCGCTGGCCAAGCTGCTCGGCGACTTCCTGGCCGCGCTGTCCACGGCGCAGACCGTGATGTACCTGGTGCTCGGCGGGCTGCTGGCGGTCGCGCTCGGCGTGATCGTGCTGGCCGTGCAGCTCCTGGCCGACAAGCTGGACCACACGCTGACCCTGGCGCGGGCCCGCGGCGGGTCGCTGCCGCAGGTGGCGGGCACAGCCGCGGCCCTGACCGGGCTGGCGGTGGCCCCCGCGGCGCTGCTCGGGTACGCGCTGTCCTTCCTCGTGCGCGGGCCCGCGCTGCCGATCGTGCACGCCGGGCCGGCGATCGTGGTGGTCGTGGCCGTCGGGTTCGCCGCCGTACGGCTGGCGCTCGTGCACCGCACGCCGCTGCACGGCTCGCGGGACGACGTGGCCACCGCCCGGCCCTCCGCCAAGCGGATCACGCTGGAGGTGCTGGTCGTGGTGCTCGCGCTGGCGGGGGCGTACCTGCTGCGGGCCCGGGGGCTGAGCGCGTCCGGCGGGCAGGATCCGTTCCTGCTCGTGGTGCCGATCGCGCTGACCGCGGCGGCGGCGCTGATCACGTTGCGCTGCTACCCGTACCCGCTGCGGCTGTTCGTCCGGCTGGCCTCGCGCGGCCGGGCGGCGGTGGCGTTCCTGGGGCTGACCAGGGCGGCCAGGGCACGTTCCGGCAGCCTGCTGCCGGTGCTGATCCTGCTGCCCGCGCTGGGGGTGTCGGTGTTCGCGGCGGTGGTCTCCGACGGGATCGCGACCACGCAGCGGACGGCGTCCTGGCAGCAGGTCGGCGCGCCGATCAGGGTGACCGCGGAGAGCGAGATCCCGGCCGCGGTGATCGAGCGGGTGCGCCGACTGGCCGGGGTCGAGCGGGTGGTGCTCGCCCAGACGGGACGGGTCCAGGTCGGGTACGGCGCCGAACGGGCCGAGGCCATCGCCGTGGACGTGGCCCAGTGGCGGCAGATCCTCGGCGACGCCCCCGTCGGCCTGCCACCGCTGTCCGACGGCGCGCTCGTCTCGCCCGAACTGCGCGGGCGGGGCACGTTCGAGATCGGGTGGCAGTCGCGGGTGAAGCTGGCCACGCGCGGCGTGATCGAGTCGGTGCCCGGCTTCTACACCCAGGGCAAGTTCCTGGTCGTGCCCATCGGCGTGCAGGTCAGGCCCGCCGTGAACACCTTGCTGATCCAGGGCGACGCCGCGCTCTCCGAGCTGTCGCGGCTGGTCCCGTCCGCCGTCGTCACCTCCCAGGAGAGCGCTCTGCGGGCCATCCAGGACGATCCGCTGACGAGCACGGTGCGCTGGACGCTCGTGGTCGTGACGGTCGCGCTGGCGGCGTACGCGCTGATCGCCGTCGTCCTGTCACTGGTCATCGGGGCCGCCGAACGGGCGCGGGCGGTATCGTTCCTGCGGACGCTCGGCCTGTCGGAGCGGCAGGCGCAGCGGCTGACCGTGCTGGAGATCCTGCCCATGATCCTCGTCACCGCGCTGGTCGGGCTCGGCCTGGGCCTCGGCCTGCCCGCCGCGCTCGGGCCCGGCGTGGACCTGTCGTCGTACGCGGGCGACCTGCCCGTGGGCGACTACTCGCTCGATCTGTTCCTGCCCAGCGCGCTGACGGCCGGGCTGGCCGCCGTCGCCGTGCTCGGCGCGTACGCGCACACCGCCATCAGCCGTCGCCGCAGCCTCGGCGCCGTACTCCGAGTGGGAGACCTCCCATGA
- a CDS encoding FtsX-like permease family protein, with protein MRGPLVVKRAFSEPLLLLAALGSILLATTTLVALTMYASSIADAGVRRTMETASYAQTAATISAPVTAETFPGFDRSVRAELTRAYAGEPALTTSFRSDSYTMPGQEKEQRPELLRFGSYDGLDRHAKLISGAWPKPGNDPVEVAISLSAASAAGLETGQEFTTRGRLDPRPVRVRVAGVFQLNDPFGERWAGEQLLSRGVERGDFTTYGPLMVPRETFLARFATNVNATWTAVPDLRALTPEQLRPLAGAIARVEERLKAGGCASCVATSHLPEMLTQLDTASLVARSTMLIPVLQLLLLAAYALMLTARLLADHRRMEVALLRSRGAGTIRLAALAGGEALLVALPCAVVAPFLGPPLLALVSRLPWIRASGVRLAPVADAGTFLVSFGVALAAAVLLVLPALAGARRTYVEEQSARGRGGGRGLIERAGADLALLVVAGLAIWQLQRYGAPVTVTAAGGLGIDPLIISGPALALLTGGMLGLRLVPRLSRLAERVTSRRPTLAPALGAWQVSRRPLKYAGPALLLTMAIAIGIVSLATASTWRSSQLDQARHQAGADLRLSGPAEGPELGALGRGTAFAALPGVTAASPGFRGQTDVGGENAMLLALDAGKLNELFHLRPDLSAQSVGELSRALAGDRAEGLALPGRPATLTLTAEASADLPLRLVLSDGLGVWRDVSLGLLKKGTNRVEVDLRALAGRSGTITYPVSLLGLVAGAQDSPASLTLEAVTADGRQVPAPPLTMSVSGDTTAPFVRRAEPGPMPVVLTTDLAASLKLGVGQTGKASIDRRVMPVKVVGVVETMPTTAAGQQAVLVDWATMQAHELAAARLPRPATEWWLAAGDTSGAAATLGGHPEWDVTALDQRALAATLRDDPLASGLQGALMLGFMAALVFAALGFLVNATVAARERLAEFAILRALGVSSRQVLGMLAVEQAFVVGLSLAAGTGLAVVVGVLVVPHIVLTGQAAAVTPGVVLDIPWAATGLMLALVAALLFAIVAGLARNVRRQGHGLREEQ; from the coding sequence ATGCGGGGGCCGTTGGTCGTCAAGAGGGCGTTCAGCGAGCCGCTGCTCCTCCTGGCCGCCCTCGGCTCGATCCTGCTGGCGACCACCACGCTGGTCGCGCTGACCATGTACGCCTCCTCCATCGCCGACGCCGGAGTCCGGCGGACGATGGAGACGGCCTCGTACGCGCAGACCGCCGCCACCATCAGCGCCCCCGTGACGGCCGAGACGTTCCCCGGCTTCGACCGGTCCGTACGCGCCGAGCTCACCCGCGCCTACGCCGGCGAGCCGGCCCTGACCACCAGCTTCCGCTCCGACTCCTACACCATGCCGGGCCAGGAGAAGGAGCAGCGGCCCGAGCTGCTCAGGTTCGGCAGCTACGACGGGCTCGACCGGCACGCGAAGCTGATCTCGGGGGCCTGGCCGAAACCCGGGAACGACCCGGTCGAGGTGGCGATCTCGCTGTCGGCGGCCTCGGCGGCCGGGTTGGAGACGGGGCAGGAGTTCACCACGCGGGGGCGGCTCGACCCCCGCCCGGTCAGGGTGCGCGTGGCCGGCGTCTTCCAGCTCAACGACCCGTTCGGCGAGCGCTGGGCCGGCGAGCAGCTGCTCAGCAGGGGCGTGGAGCGCGGCGACTTCACCACGTACGGGCCGCTCATGGTGCCCCGCGAGACCTTCCTGGCCCGCTTCGCCACGAACGTCAACGCCACCTGGACCGCCGTGCCCGACCTGCGCGCGCTCACCCCCGAGCAGCTGCGCCCGCTGGCCGGCGCGATCGCGCGGGTGGAGGAGCGGCTGAAGGCCGGCGGCTGCGCGAGCTGCGTGGCCACGAGCCACCTGCCCGAGATGCTCACCCAGCTCGACACCGCCTCGCTGGTGGCACGCTCCACCATGCTGATCCCGGTGCTGCAACTGCTGCTGCTGGCCGCGTACGCGCTGATGCTCACCGCGCGGCTGCTGGCCGACCACCGGCGCATGGAGGTGGCCCTGCTGCGCTCGCGCGGCGCGGGCACGATCCGGCTGGCGGCGCTGGCGGGCGGCGAGGCGCTGCTGGTGGCGCTGCCGTGCGCGGTCGTGGCGCCGTTCCTGGGGCCGCCGCTGCTCGCGCTGGTCAGCCGGCTTCCGTGGATCAGGGCTTCTGGGGTGCGGCTGGCACCGGTGGCGGACGCGGGGACGTTCCTCGTCTCGTTCGGGGTGGCGCTGGCCGCGGCCGTGCTGCTGGTGCTGCCCGCGCTGGCGGGGGCGCGGCGTACGTACGTGGAGGAGCAGTCGGCGCGCGGGCGCGGCGGCGGGCGCGGCCTGATCGAGCGGGCGGGCGCGGACCTGGCGCTGCTGGTCGTGGCCGGGCTGGCCATCTGGCAGCTCCAGCGGTACGGCGCGCCCGTGACCGTGACGGCGGCCGGCGGGCTCGGCATCGACCCCCTGATCATCTCCGGGCCCGCGCTGGCCCTGCTCACGGGCGGCATGCTGGGGCTGCGGCTGGTGCCGCGCCTGTCGCGGCTGGCCGAGCGGGTGACCTCCAGGCGGCCCACGCTCGCCCCCGCGCTCGGGGCGTGGCAGGTGAGCAGGCGGCCGCTCAAGTACGCCGGGCCCGCGCTGCTGCTCACGATGGCGATCGCGATCGGCATCGTCTCCCTGGCCACCGCCTCGACCTGGCGTTCCTCGCAGCTCGACCAGGCCCGCCACCAGGCAGGGGCCGACCTCCGGCTGTCGGGGCCCGCGGAGGGACCCGAGCTGGGAGCGCTCGGGCGCGGCACCGCGTTCGCCGCGCTGCCGGGCGTCACCGCGGCCTCGCCCGGCTTCCGCGGCCAGACCGACGTGGGCGGCGAGAACGCGATGCTGCTCGCGCTCGACGCCGGCAAGCTGAACGAGCTGTTCCACCTGCGTCCCGACCTGTCGGCGCAGAGCGTCGGCGAGCTGTCGCGGGCGCTGGCCGGCGACCGGGCGGAGGGGCTGGCCCTGCCGGGACGGCCGGCCACGCTCACTCTGACCGCCGAGGCGAGCGCGGACCTGCCGCTGCGGCTGGTGCTGTCCGACGGGCTCGGCGTCTGGCGCGACGTGTCGCTCGGCCTGCTCAAGAAGGGCACGAACCGGGTCGAGGTGGACCTGCGGGCGCTGGCGGGACGCAGCGGGACGATCACGTACCCGGTGTCGCTGCTCGGCCTGGTCGCCGGCGCCCAGGACAGCCCCGCGAGCCTGACGCTCGAAGCGGTCACCGCCGACGGGCGGCAGGTGCCGGCGCCCCCGCTCACGATGAGCGTCAGCGGCGACACGACGGCTCCCTTCGTCCGGCGGGCGGAGCCCGGCCCGATGCCCGTGGTGCTCACCACCGACCTGGCCGCCTCGCTCAAGCTGGGCGTCGGGCAGACCGGGAAGGCGTCCATCGACCGCCGCGTCATGCCGGTCAAGGTCGTCGGCGTGGTGGAGACGATGCCGACGACCGCCGCCGGGCAGCAGGCCGTACTCGTCGACTGGGCGACCATGCAGGCGCACGAGCTGGCCGCGGCGCGGCTCCCCCGGCCCGCCACCGAGTGGTGGCTGGCCGCCGGAGACACCTCCGGCGCCGCGGCCACGCTCGGCGGCCATCCCGAGTGGGACGTCACCGCGCTCGACCAGCGGGCGCTGGCGGCCACGCTGCGCGACGACCCGCTGGCCAGCGGGCTGCAGGGGGCGCTGATGCTGGGGTTCATGGCCGCGCTGGTGTTCGCGGCGCTCGGGTTCCTGGTCAACGCGACGGTCGCGGCGCGGGAACGGCTGGCGGAGTTCGCGATCCTGCGGGCGCTCGGGGTGAGCTCCAGGCAGGTGCTCGGGATGCTGGCCGTGGAGCAGGCGTTCGTGGTGGGGCTGTCGCTGGCGGCGGGCACCGGGCTGGCGGTCGTCGTCGGCGTGCTGGTGGTGCCGCACATCGTGCTGACCGGGCAGGCGGCGGCCGTCACGCCGGGGGTGGTGCTCGACATCCCGTGGGCGGCCACCGGGCTGATGCTGGCGCTGGTGGCCGCGTTGCTGTTCGCGATCGTCGCCGGGCTGGCACGCAACGTCCGCCGTCAGGGGCACGGCCTTCGGGAGGAACAGTGA